From Passer domesticus isolate bPasDom1 chromosome 5, bPasDom1.hap1, whole genome shotgun sequence, the proteins below share one genomic window:
- the LOC135300996 gene encoding probable G-protein coupled receptor 19 — MDNSSGPVLLLTLLLLQNTSSPKASSPPAGSEMAEPPAPCTGPSRNHSLVEYGLRPGEITAASVLWGVLWLTSVLGNFLVCLVIHRSRRTQSTTNYFVVSMACADLVSSVGSAPFLLLQLSSGRWALGSGVCRLARYLQYLTPGVQTYVLLAISVDRFYTIVYPLSFKVSRGKAKKMILASWLCGALFASPACFLYGSNSDQHCNFFLPSSWQGSAYSIIHLLLVFMIPSLFIIFFYQKVIKYIWRIGTDGMTVRRTTNIVPRTKVKTIKMFLMLNSVFLLSWLPFFMVQLWHPEETDYRKSSLLFLAITWISFSSSASKPTLYSIYNANFRRGMKETFCMSAMKCYRSNAYTITTSSRIAKKNHVGIADIPATAKSVTKDSTYDAFNREAKERKLAWPIPSNPPNTFV, encoded by the coding sequence ATGGATAACAGCAGTGGCCCTGTTCTTCTCCTtaccttgctgctgctgcagaacacGAGCAGCCCCAAAGcctcctcccctcctgctgGCTCCGAGATGGCAGAACCTCCAGCCCCATGCACGGGCCCCAGCAGGAACCACTCTCTGGTAGAGTATGGGCTGAGGCCGGGGGAAATCACAGCTGCCAGCGTGCTTTGGGGAGTGCTGTGGCTGACCTCCGTCTTGGGAAACTTCCTCGTGTGCTTAGTGAtccacaggagcaggaggacGCAGTCCACCACCAACTACTTTGTGGTGTCCATGGCCTGTGCCGACCTGGTGAGCAGCGTGGGCAGCGcgcccttcctgctgctgcagctgagctcgGGGCGCTGGGCGCTGGGCAGCGGCGTGTGCCGGCTGGCCAGGTACCTCCAGTACCTCACGCCCGGGGTCCAGACCTACGTGCTCCTCGCCATCAGCGTGGATCGATTCTACACCATTGTCTACCCCCTGAGCTTCAAAGTGTCCAGGGGGAAAGCCAAAAAAATGATTTTGGCCTCCTGGCTCTGTGGTGCTCTGTTTGCATCGCCGGCCTGTTTTCTCTACGGCTCCAACAGCGACCAGCACTGCaacttttttctccccagttcTTGGCAAGGATCTGCCTATAGTATCATCCACCTCCTCTTGGTGTTTATGATCCCATCCCTCTTCATTATCTTCTTTTACCAGAAAGTCATTAAGTACATTTGGAGAATAGGCACGGATGGAATGACTGTCAGGAGAACAACAAATATTGTTCCAAGAACAAAAGTGAAAACCATCAAGATGTTCTTAATGTTAAACTCGGTATTTCTTCTGTCCTGGTTGCCTTTCTTCATGGTACAGTTGTGGCACCCAGAGGAAACAGACTACAGAAAGAGCTCCTTGCTTTTCCTGGCCATCACCTGGATCTCTTTCAGTTCCTCAGCCTCTAAGCCAACCCTCTACTCCATCTATAATGCAAACTTCAGAAGAGGAATGAAAGAAACTTTTTGCATGTCTGCCATGAAATGCTATAGAAGCAACGCATACACCATCACCACCAGTTCCAggatagcaaaaaaaaatcatgttggTATTGCAGACATTCCAGCTACAGCCAAAAGTGTCACCAAAGACTCCACTTATGATGCTTTTAACAGAGAAGCCAAGGAAAGAAAGCTTGCCTGGCCTATTCCGTCCAATCCCCCAAATACCTTTGTCTAG